The Oleiphilus messinensis DNA segment GTTGGTGGCTTTCAGTATCTTCGACCAGATAAACCTGACTGCGACTACTGGCGTGCAACTCCTTAAGTATCCGATAACCATCAAAAATCATCCCCTCACTTAAAAACGGCGGAAAGGGTAAGGTGTTCAACTTATGGCAGTATTCATCCGCATCACCATCCGGCAATTCCGTAACCTGAATAACCTGACAGGTGGTGTTATCATCACTGCCACGGGCGAGTGCATCCGCAACAATCCGGTTAGCCGTGGATTCTGCATCCTCATCGGAGTCCGGGTCTTGCAGCGTTTCCAGATACTGTGACAGCTCTCGACGCGGCAGAAAGTCATGCACCCCGTCTGTAGTCAGCAGAAACACATCACCGCTCTGCAACGGTTCCGTTTTGTAGTCAACATCCAGCCCCAGATCCATCCCCATCGCCCGTGCCAGATACGCCTTGCCTTGTCCAACCGCGACACTATGGTCACGGGTCAGGAGTTCAAGATCACCAGACCTGAAACGGTAGATTCGGGAATCCCCGATATGGAAGATCGATGCGGTGGTGGATTTCAGAATCAGTACTGACATCGTACTGATGTACCCCTTGTGATCATTATTTTCAAACCGGGAACTAATGGAGCGCAAGCTCTGGCCATACAACCATCGATTCAAGGCACTTAGAACGCGATGGGCTGATGTTTTAACCGACCAGGTATCCGGTGTGCTCAAATAGTCTGCAATAAAGTTCTTCACACAAGCGGCACTGGCTTCCTTTCCGGCATCAGCGCTGCTGACCCCATCGGCAATAACAGCAACCACCCCTTTGTTTGCCAGGGTGAGCCCTGAAGGCGTGGCAATCCCCATTGAGTCTTCATTTTCAGGCTTGGGCCCCGGATCGGACTTCTGCCCGACGCTGACTTTTAACATCCCATTGTGCATCGGAAATCATTTCTCTCCAAAAGGTGACAGGCTTTCCATTTAATCCTGCAAATTCAGCTAAAACAGTTGCAATTGGAAACCCTAAAACCCAAATACTAGCAACTTAAGCACCAAAGTGGCTTCAATCCCACTTAATCATCATATTACCGACCCACGGGCTCTACTGGCGGCACAAATATGCACCCTTTAAGATCACCAATCAAAATACGCACGCACCAATTTGGAGCACTCAAACCAAACTTAAAAACCAGCTCGCACCAAATGGCACCGAAATGGGGTTTTTAGCCCCTCCCTCCACCCTGCTCTACCAGAGCAACTTGCCAGTACTCTAAAAATATCATTATAAATTCAATCACTTGAAGAAATACAAAAATAATGGCATGAGCTGTGCTTCTACTCCCAGCACTGAACCTGAATTCAGCTGAAGTCAAGATTGGGGGTGCGTTTACCATGAAGCAGAAATTGGTCGTTATTGG contains these protein-coding regions:
- a CDS encoding bifunctional protein-serine/threonine kinase/phosphatase, which gives rise to MHNGMLKVSVGQKSDPGPKPENEDSMGIATPSGLTLANKGVVAVIADGVSSADAGKEASAACVKNFIADYLSTPDTWSVKTSAHRVLSALNRWLYGQSLRSISSRFENNDHKGYISTMSVLILKSTTASIFHIGDSRIYRFRSGDLELLTRDHSVAVGQGKAYLARAMGMDLGLDVDYKTEPLQSGDVFLLTTDGVHDFLPRRELSQYLETLQDPDSDEDAESTANRIVADALARGSDDNTTCQVIQVTELPDGDADEYCHKLNTLPFPPFLSEGMIFDGYRILKELHASSRSQVYLVEDTESHQHWVMKTPSVNFVDDPAYIERFVLEEWIGKRVNSPHVVRVIEPERDKKWLYYLTEYVAGASLERWIGQNRSSGVEQIVRIAEQIVQGLRAFHRKDTLHQDIKPANIMVNRDGTVKIIDFGSCKVAGIDEIQVPIERDQVLGTATYSAPEYRLRRSTGVQSDLFSVSVVAYEMLTGYHPYGKAYEECQDIRDFSQLKYAPAWQYNPMVPDWIDGALRKGCSISRESRYDSLSEFIFDLKHPNKSFLKSSKRPLIERNPLVFWKSLTLILLVTQVLTIGFLMQ